The sequence CTAACTTGTGTGTGGCTTGACTTGCACTGCAGGCTTCAAGGAGCAGATTTATGATGTGTACAGATACCTGCCTCCAGCCACACAGGTGGTTCTGATCAGCGCCACTTTGCCACATGAAATCTTGGAGATGACCAACAAGTTCATGACAGACCCCATCCGCATCCTGGTGAAACGGTCAGTGAGTTTCCTTGGAGAGAGCAGGGACTCTGAGCTGGTGCAGCCCTGGGCAGTTCACAGTATCACTGATTTAAATGTTCAGGGAGTCTCTGTGTTCCTTCTCATCGTTCCTGAGTGTCCACAGTTCTGCTCGTGTCCCGTTTCCCAGCAGGGGATGGTTTATCTCCCTGACTTTGTCCTTGTCCACTtctgtgtgctgctgctcagcacagTACATTCTCTCATCCCTAAGGGAATGAGTCCCCTCACTCTCCCCATGGATAGCAGTCTCTCCTCATGGAAATCTATCCTTCACACTTATCCAATTCCTGGGCTTCCCTGGAGGATTTCTTTAGGCTTCCTGTTAAAATTTCCTATTACACAGCAGGCAAAAACCCCCTTTAGGCAACTGatcctgggtgttctcggaggcaCAATTTACATCTGGGTGGTGTCACAGATCCTTGTGCACTGGGACCTGGGAGGAGCCTCCCTCTTGCCTGAGCTCTTAGACTGCCCCATTCAGTACACTCGAGCTTCTTGAGACTTTCTTCAATCTCTCTTGTCAAAAAGCTGGAATGTAAAAATGATGAGAACAGAAGTGTTCATCTTTAGAGCTGGCTGGCTGGAGCAGAGCACTTCCAGTCTCTGCTGAACAGGTCACATTCAGGGCTCTTCTTAAAGCTGAGTTTTCCCAGGACTTTCTAGAACTACTTGGATTCCATCTGGacccagcagcccccagcacaTGGGGCAGAGGGTGGTCTCTGGTGAAGCACACCCAGCCCCTCTAACTGCTTGTCGTGCTCTTCCTTGCAGTGATGAGTTGACCCTCGAAGGAATCAAGCAATTTTTCGTGGCTGTGGAGAGGGAAGAGTGGAAGTTTGATACCTTGTGTGATCTGTACGACACACTGACCATCACCCAGGCTGTCATCTTCTGTAACACCAAGAGAAAGGTACAGGGGCCATCAGAGGGGCTTGGTGCTTCCTGAGGGTGACTCCAACAATGCTGGATTAGTTAAGAGGTCTGGTTGCTCCCCCATTTGGAAATAGTTCAGTAGGACCAGAGATTAAACCCTGGGGATGTGCCTAACTTAAAGCAACAGAGGCAGACCTGAGATAGCTGACAGGAATTGCCTTTTTAGAAAAGTAAGAATGTGCTCAATCTAACTGCTTATAATTCCTGGAGCAAACCCACAATTCCTGAATAAATGCTCCTAATTCCTTTCCTCTCAGGGCTTGTGGAGCCCTGTATCGCACAGCTGATGCTTTGTAAGGATTATTTACTTCCCTTAGTCTCAGAATGCTGGTGGAGGTGTCTCTCAGTCCACGGCAGCCTATCAGCAAACATTCTGGAGCTCAGCTGCTGTGCTTGGCTGTCTGAGCAAGGAGCTAACCCAGGCTGTGTTCACAGGTCGACTGGCTCACAGAGAAGATGAGGGAAGCCAACTTCACCGTTTCCTCCATGCATGGGGACATGCCCCAGAAGGAGAGAGAGTCCATCATGAAAGAGTTCAGATCTGGCGCGAGGTAAATGCCCCAAGTAGCATTGCTTAGTTCAGTGCTGCCTCGGGGCAGGGAAACCCTAATGCCTCTGTCTCAAGGCTTTGTTCAGCTCAGATTGAGGAGAACTCTGATCTCCTCTGGTGTGGAAGGGTTGAGAGCTTGCCATTTTCCAAGGAGGGAAACTCATACCTCTCGGTGTAGAATTAGTCTGTTCTATTTTGCTGAAGATGTTGGAAGTTGCGGCATTTAAAATTCAAGGAGAAATGTTTGTGCTGCATCCTCGGTATTTTAAACACTTGGGAACATTATTCCTTCTGAAAGATCCAAGCTGTGTTGGTCCTGTCTTGGCTGCAGTTTGGTGCTAGTGCAAGGGACAGCTTTCCATGCAGCAGAAGTGTAGATGCTGCTGgtgtgctgtgggcagggggGAGCATGGAATAGCAGGGGATGCACTGTGCTGGAGCCTGGGGGTTCCCAGAAAAGAGGAGATGCTCTGTGCTGCAGACTGGGGGTTCCCAGAAAAGAGGGGATGCTCTGTGCTGCAGACTGAGGGCTCCCAGAAAAGTCCTGACTGTGCCCTTCTCTTTGCAGCCGAGTTCTCATTTCCACAGACGTTTGGGCTCGAGGCCTGGATGTGCCTCAGGTGTCGCTGATCATTAACTACGACCTGCCCAACAACAGAGAGCTCTACATACACAGGTAGGCTGGGGCTTCCCTTgggcccctggggctgggggaagtCTCCCACAGTGGCTCCATTCCCTCTTCCCTCGTGCCTCTGCAGGATCGGCCGCTCGGGCAGGTACGGCCGGAAAGGCGTCGCCATCAACTTTGTGAAGAACGACGACATCCGCATCCTGCGGGACATCGAGCAGTACTACTCCACCCAGATCGACGAGATGCCCATGAACGGTgcgtgctgctggccctgcctctgggggcagcctggggcagcagtgctgggctgtgagTCACACACTCAGTTAATGCTTCTAATCCTtgccttttctctttttcagttgctgatctgatctgatctgaAGGTCCGTGGTTAGCAGGAAGTTGTACCTTTTGGTACCCTCCATAATTCTCTTTTGGACCCACATCCTTTTATCGTATTTGTCATATGTTCTTGAGTTGAGCTGCACTTGAGAACTTGTGTAAATATTGTCTGTACTCCCACCCgtgtttttcaattaaaaaaggaAGTTTTACCATAACCTGTAATTAATTACTGTATTTAATTACTTtaacccagcacaggcagggagttTTGAGATACTGCTGTACTTGGCTGGCATAATGAAACAAAACACTGGACACTGCCCATATCTGGGTCCATAGAACACAGGGCTTCCTGTTCTCTGCCCTTTTGTTATTGTTGTGCCACGCCACCTGATGTACTTTTAGTTTCCTTAACTTAACCTTCAGGGATCAGACATCTACAGGAAAAATCTGTGGCCTGGCCCTAGTCTGCGGTAGGAAAATTAATTTAGGAGATAGCCAGAAATTTCCTGCTGGTCGAGTCTTTCTGGAGCCAGAAATCACATGTAGTGCTCCAGATGGAGATTTTCTATCCCAAGGAACTTGGGCACACACTCCAGAACAGAAGGAACAAGTATCCTGTCTTGTCACCATCTCCACCTCTTTCTGCTGCTGTACCTTGTTACATCTGCCCTGTCACCTCTGCTCCTGTGTCTGTCTCTGGCACAATGCTGTACTTTGCCAGCTGTAGGATCTTCCATGTAGCTTTCCTACCTCACTCTGCCGTGTCCCTCTGTGAGGCAGGAGTTGGCCACAGGTCAGTTACCATCTTCTGCTCTCTGCTTTTCCTCCTAAATTCAGCTTTTTGCATGCTCAGGAAGGACAGGGCAAGCAAGGCCTGAGTACACCACAGTTTGCACAGAGTTGGATCAGCGCTCAGAACTCCTTTCCTGAGTAGCAGTGGAATAGCCCAGGTAGAGAAGGCAGCTGCCACCTCCTTTAAAGCCCTGTGAAACTCCTCAGTTCCCCGAGAAACCCACTCCGTGCACCAACCTGATGTTCTTACCAGTACACAGAAGGTGAGAAATGCTAAGCTTGTTCTACTAGGAATACTGATTGTAAGGGGTTGCCCATGGAGGTGAGGCCACTACagcttcatgtccccacagcagcaagGCTGAGCCAGCATTCCCACTGGGCACACAGGGAATGTGCTCACGCCATCCTTCCAGGTCAGTCTTCAGCACTGGGACAACAGCACCAACACCCTCACCCTGTCTATGGTCAccatgaagggctgttggggacAATACACACACAGGCTCTGTATCCCTCCAGAACTGGGCAAGGAGGGGCAGCTCATCCAGGATCCAGCCTGGGGATGATCACCAGTCTGCTCCAGTAGCCAGCAGATGgacatggcccccagctgcaccCCTGACATCCCCACAgtgcctgctcccagcagctggcCTTGAGACACAAGTCTGCCCTCAAGtggcccttgcagagcctctCTTGCCCCCCCAGAGGCAGTCACACATGAAAatggagcccccagcccccaaACCAGCCTAGACCTTGTCCCTCATGCAAAAACAGATGTGTCCGGCCAGACCTAGAACTGCTCCCACACCTGGCTCCCTTACCCTCCTTGCTGGCTAAATCCAGCTTGCTGTTCAAGTGGCACAACCTCACTCCAGGCTGCTGCCACTCCAAAGTGCAGGTCCCATTCCAGTGCCTGGCACTTTGACCTCTGTGCCCACAGAGTGGAGTCCCCTTTTGCAGGgaagggtgagatggggtttacAGTCAACAGGGCCATACAAGGACACGCTCCAGCCATTTCCAAACCGTTTCCTAGACCTGGTTAGAAGTCTTTgtgacccctcccctccccttccctcccacaAGCCCGAGGAGATTTTGCATTCATGCTGCAACTTGGTGGCACAGTGTTCAGGAACTGCACCCATAAACCCTGAAGAAGAGTCTGTATAAAGCCTCCCAACTCCTTGTCCACATGCTGTGAAGAGTTCTGCTTTTCCCAtctctgcagggcacagcctcAAATCTGACCTGCACCTTCCTGGAGACCAGGAGCAGCAAGGGCAGGCATGGCCCTGTGAGCCCCCCTGTGACTCATTTGCTTAGTAAGAGATTAATCACCAAAGCCCAGGCTTGTTTGAATAACAGTATTTAATCTGTACAGGTTGAGATATCATAAAATGCGACATTCCTACCTCATCTTTAGCATCATTCCCCTGGAGCTGAGCCCTCACCTGCAGAGGACAGGTAACCACCACTCCCCAGCAGTTCTTTGCAGTGCAAAAGTCACAGTGCAATTGCTTTAGTCCTAGACAGATGATTTCCCTCACTCAAGAGAGGGGAGATGTTAAAGCTCAAATGTTGATGAAAATTGTTACCATTTAGGAATGCAAATAACCCAGCTATTGCACACAGCCATTTCCAGCTGAAACTACAGCAGTTAATTGTTTAGCTGCCTTTACACTCCACACAGTTGATACTGATTTAGCCAAGAATGAAAGTAAAGCCAGTAACAAGATTTCAGAGTGATACAATTGTCGGAAGGCAGAATCTGACAAGCAACTCCACAAGTCAAAAGCGTGCTTAAGAACAGCAGGAGGTTTTCCTATACAGGGAGGGGGTATGAGCTGGACAGAGGTCACCTTCCAGAGACAAGCATGAGAGGAACATCGGCTTCAATAGAAAGCTATGAAGTACAATAGAACAAATCTGTTCATATAATTGTCAGGATAAGTATTTGACATAGTTTATGTAGTAGAATACAATACTTGAACATCTTTTAAAAATAAGCACGGATTTCATTTAATATATACACAACTGATTTTAATCATGTACTGAAAATAAATTACAGGAAATAACTTTAAAATGCAACAGAAGACAAGAGTTTCACAACAAACATTCCCATTGATTTTTCCAAGGGGGTGAGAGATTGCAGTGCTCAAGGCAGGTAAATATCACAAATATATCAAAAAACTTCAAATTGTTGATGCATTCACACATTTACATGAGCCACAAACATTCCTTTACAGGAACTGCACTTAGCTACCACAGAACCAGGTTTTGCCATAAACTACAAAACTTTGATACAAAAtcgtatttatatatttatatttcataTACATGCCCTATCTGtgatttcttaaaaaataaaaactaaacacACTGTACAGACAATCCTAACTCATTGCTTGGTAGCTGTAGGCAACATTTTTGGATGGAATTTCTTCCCCAGTAGAATTAATGGCAATATTATATACATGAAGGCTAAACTGCAGAAAAAGACAGCTCAGTTCCGATATGCACCTCCCTCGGGACCAGGTCTGCGAGTTCAAGGCGAGGCACCCTCTGTGCTGAGCCACTGCCTCCCTGACAGCCCAGTTCTGCGTGAGGAACCAGCACATGCATCTGTGTAACACTGGGACAAGGCAAGAAAGCAGGAGACGCGTTGTAATGGAGGGGCTGCTCCGACGGCTGCACCGGCCGCGCACAGAAACGCTCGCGGGAGCTGCCGGGGGTGGTGCCGAGCTGGGGCCATCGGGGAGAGCACAGCTGGATGGGGCTGATCGTGACACGTCCCTGAAGTCAGCTGCTGCAGGGGACGGGCTCCCCTGTGAGCCAGAGCCCGCACGGACTCACAACGCTGGGGAagctccccctcccttcccccaAACGCGTAAAACTGAGCCGCTCCCTCCCACCCCAGCGGGCTCCATGGCACCAGTTTGTCTGAGAGCTGAGCACTGACAAATGTAACTCTTCCCCGGTGATGGCAGCAATCTGTGAAGCCAATCACACTAAACTACTTCTACAGTTGATTGTAAactttggtttatttttatttatttttttttattattgagtTCTCATGGTACAGCAAGC comes from Melospiza melodia melodia isolate bMelMel2 chromosome 3, bMelMel2.pri, whole genome shotgun sequence and encodes:
- the EIF4A3 gene encoding eukaryotic initiation factor 4A-III gives rise to the protein MAGSAGSAGGSARKRLMKEEDMTKVEFETSEEVDVTPTFDTMGLREDLLRGIYAYGFEKPSAIQQRAIKQIIKGRDVIAQSQSGTGKTATFSISVLQCLDIQVRETQALILAPTRELAVQIQKGLLALGDYMNVQCHACIGGTNVGEDIRKLDYGQHVVAGTPGRVFDMIRRRSLRTRAIKMLVLDEADEMLNKGFKEQIYDVYRYLPPATQVVLISATLPHEILEMTNKFMTDPIRILVKRDELTLEGIKQFFVAVEREEWKFDTLCDLYDTLTITQAVIFCNTKRKVDWLTEKMREANFTVSSMHGDMPQKERESIMKEFRSGASRVLISTDVWARGLDVPQVSLIINYDLPNNRELYIHRIGRSGRYGRKGVAINFVKNDDIRILRDIEQYYSTQIDEMPMNVADLI